One genomic window of Caldivirga maquilingensis IC-167 includes the following:
- a CDS encoding helix-turn-helix domain-containing protein, which yields MDYVTEELEKAGAKSVVIDKDDYSYTIVASVNKDGLGKMVLKISSDSSTIPRSHIVDLLIMHRVFKAKPILVDESRRNEELQDGVLYEHSGIPQLNPSTFRDLLKGKPLLFKNEGGVVKVRIKGWLLRELRMRYGLSLGDLAELLSVSRKAVYEYERGTIDVSAEKAQLLIELFGEEIVDSWDLSVKDPDQKIMERRVELGDVLNLKVKESYLLVHTHGKYATVTDKGNVLLGSENSREAEEVSSILGARYIRIQ from the coding sequence ATGGATTATGTAACAGAGGAGTTGGAGAAGGCTGGAGCTAAGTCTGTAGTTATTGATAAGGATGATTACTCATACACCATTGTAGCCAGTGTGAATAAGGATGGTTTAGGTAAAATGGTTCTTAAAATAAGCTCAGATTCATCAACAATACCGAGAAGTCACATAGTTGACTTACTGATAATGCATAGGGTCTTTAAGGCCAAGCCAATACTGGTGGATGAGAGTAGGAGGAATGAGGAGCTTCAGGACGGTGTCCTTTATGAACATTCAGGCATACCTCAACTGAATCCAAGCACCTTTAGGGATTTGCTTAAGGGTAAGCCGTTGCTCTTTAAGAATGAGGGGGGTGTAGTTAAGGTTAGGATAAAGGGTTGGTTACTGAGGGAGCTTAGGATGAGGTATGGTTTAAGTCTCGGTGATTTAGCTGAGTTGCTTTCAGTCAGTAGGAAGGCAGTGTATGAGTATGAGAGAGGAACCATAGATGTCAGTGCCGAGAAGGCTCAACTACTAATTGAATTATTCGGTGAGGAAATAGTGGATAGTTGGGATTTAAGCGTTAAGGATCCTGACCAGAAGATTATGGAGAGGAGGGTGGAGTTGGGTGATGTACTTAACCTTAAGGTTAAGGAATCATACCTACTGGTTCACACACATGGTAAGTACGCCACGGTAACGGATAAAGGTAATGTACTCTTAGGTAGTGAGAATAGTAGGGAGGCCGAGGAGGTATCGAGCATACTTGGTGCCCGCTACATTAGAATACAGTAA
- the glmM gene encoding phosphoglucosamine mutase: MGKLFGTNGVRLEFTKGNYDPGFLVKLAGAVATYVNAGDVLLGFDVRVTSLPLVGVLYGVLSMYGINVDVIGPLPTPIHQYLTKAWGYRAGIMVTASHNPPHYNGIKLMDSNGVEVSRRVEEEVETIFFNGRYKETVDYRDIGAVRFINVEEGLRDYRDHLLSIINDEPIRRRGFRIVADFANSVNSIALSYVLRGLNVKVYSINGHLDGEFPGRNPEPRPENLNVASRAVVESSADFGVAYDGDGDRSLFIDEKGNVIWGDRTGTILALSMIKNGDKVVTPVSSSVVVKWAVEGAGGRVIWTRVGSVDVSHKVIEEGALCGFEDNGGFIWPKHHPVRDGVSTTLLMMKVLSEEKAKLSELNARMPAMLTARERMEMSRDLAGKIVEALKGRNWGGEVITIDGLRVNYTDSWFLVRPSGTENLLRVVIEASSSDRFNTLRHEVMNSIEKELKKYSGVTSNTE; encoded by the coding sequence GTGGGTAAACTATTCGGTACCAATGGGGTTAGACTGGAGTTCACTAAGGGTAACTATGACCCAGGTTTCCTAGTTAAGTTAGCAGGGGCTGTGGCAACCTACGTTAATGCTGGTGATGTACTACTGGGCTTCGACGTTAGGGTAACAAGCCTACCACTAGTGGGGGTGCTTTATGGAGTATTGTCAATGTATGGTATTAACGTTGATGTAATAGGACCATTACCAACCCCAATACACCAGTACTTAACCAAGGCCTGGGGTTATAGGGCCGGCATAATGGTGACTGCCAGTCATAATCCACCACATTACAATGGTATTAAGCTAATGGATAGTAATGGTGTTGAAGTAAGCAGGAGGGTTGAGGAGGAGGTGGAGACAATATTCTTCAACGGCAGGTATAAGGAGACTGTGGATTATAGGGATATTGGAGCAGTCAGATTCATTAATGTTGAGGAGGGGTTAAGGGATTATAGGGATCATTTACTAAGCATAATTAATGATGAACCAATTAGGCGTAGGGGATTCAGAATAGTGGCTGACTTCGCCAATAGTGTTAATTCAATAGCCCTCTCATACGTTTTAAGGGGACTTAACGTAAAGGTTTACTCAATCAACGGCCACCTTGATGGTGAATTCCCAGGTAGGAACCCTGAACCAAGGCCTGAGAACCTTAACGTAGCATCAAGGGCTGTTGTTGAATCCAGCGCCGACTTCGGTGTTGCCTATGATGGTGATGGTGATAGGTCACTCTTCATTGATGAGAAGGGTAATGTAATATGGGGGGATAGGACAGGTACTATTCTTGCATTATCCATGATTAAGAATGGCGATAAGGTTGTTACACCAGTGTCATCAAGCGTGGTTGTTAAGTGGGCTGTGGAGGGGGCTGGTGGTAGGGTTATTTGGACTAGGGTTGGTTCAGTTGACGTTAGTCATAAGGTTATTGAGGAGGGGGCGTTATGCGGCTTTGAGGATAATGGTGGATTCATATGGCCTAAACACCACCCGGTGAGGGATGGTGTATCAACAACGTTACTAATGATGAAAGTCCTATCTGAGGAAAAGGCTAAGTTATCTGAGCTTAATGCGAGAATGCCAGCAATGTTAACTGCAAGGGAGAGAATGGAGATGAGTAGGGATCTTGCAGGAAAGATCGTTGAGGCACTTAAGGGTAGGAATTGGGGTGGTGAAGTCATTACCATAGATGGACTCAGGGTTAATTACACGGACTCCTGGTTCCTAGTAAGGCCAAGCGGCACTGAGAATCTACTCAGGGTGGTAATTGAAGCATCAAGTAGTGACAGATTCAATACCCTTAGGCATGAGGTAATGAACAGTATAGAGAAGGAACTTAAGAAATACAGCGGAGTAACATCAAACACAGAGTAA
- a CDS encoding DUF996 domain-containing protein: MSFDSAKVLAGVGALLAGIGIFGYVIPSIIGLILFLVGMVELANYFNDSRLKSDVMNWFIFGLIALIVLAIGVFLAVIPVTLSFSGMHVNYPMIPYHPYHPFLAGLLIIMVVVIITAVFFLLSAIYLRRAMSNMSSRTGEKLFESGGLIYLIGAVLTFIIIGVLIILVAWIIIGVALLSIKEPGRNP; the protein is encoded by the coding sequence ATGAGCTTTGATTCAGCTAAGGTATTAGCCGGTGTAGGTGCATTATTAGCTGGAATAGGCATATTTGGTTACGTTATACCGTCAATAATTGGTTTAATACTATTCCTAGTGGGTATGGTGGAGTTAGCCAACTACTTTAATGACAGTAGGTTAAAATCAGATGTAATGAATTGGTTCATATTCGGGTTAATAGCATTAATAGTATTGGCTATCGGTGTTTTCCTAGCAGTAATACCCGTCACGTTATCGTTCAGTGGGATGCACGTTAATTACCCAATGATACCCTACCATCCCTACCACCCGTTTTTAGCCGGTTTGCTAATAATCATGGTGGTGGTTATCATAACTGCGGTGTTCTTCCTATTATCTGCAATCTACCTGCGTAGAGCGATGAGCAATATGAGCTCACGTACCGGTGAAAAGTTATTTGAGTCAGGGGGCTTAATATACTTAATCGGTGCTGTTTTAACCTTCATAATAATTGGTGTATTAATAATACTAGTGGCTTGGATAATAATAGGTGTAGCATTGCTAAGTATCAAGGAACCCGGCAGGAATCCTTAA
- a CDS encoding glycosyltransferase family 2 protein: MGIKVTVVVTCYRRWIYLPLAIKSIRAQSRQPDEVIVVKSPEVKLPEGSIKVIDDDSPHLGRKITEAVEEAMGDVIMFLDDDDEFTANKVFIVSKLFDNISELTYVHNSISCITSSGMEVRKVRHYFKIPPYVKPCTQVNQQVMFNLSNDGEFSRWLWAGAAFNASSISIRREALMNVKHYVNQISVVSDAILYYSAALNGGLALLIPERLTRYRVHEGNVSRGQLATFNNYVESMRMLLNRVIHDYAVVCEMVKGSRFEKYACMEKGMYAAVARIFNGHGELSLRNLNTRMLKYYLVALLPHQLRSIIVRRWYEASLNPFT, from the coding sequence ATGGGGATTAAGGTAACAGTAGTAGTAACATGTTATAGGAGGTGGATTTACCTTCCTCTGGCTATTAAGTCCATTAGAGCCCAGAGTAGGCAACCTGATGAGGTTATTGTTGTTAAGAGCCCTGAAGTAAAGCTGCCTGAGGGTTCAATTAAGGTTATTGATGATGATTCTCCTCACTTAGGCAGGAAGATTACTGAAGCTGTTGAAGAGGCTATGGGTGATGTTATAATGTTCCTTGACGATGACGATGAATTCACAGCGAATAAAGTATTCATAGTGAGTAAGTTATTCGACAATATTAGTGAATTAACTTATGTTCACAACTCAATCTCATGCATTACCAGTAGTGGTATGGAGGTGAGGAAGGTGAGGCATTATTTTAAGATACCACCTTACGTTAAGCCTTGCACCCAGGTTAATCAGCAGGTAATGTTTAACCTAAGCAATGATGGTGAATTCAGTAGATGGCTTTGGGCTGGTGCGGCCTTTAACGCTAGTTCAATATCTATTAGAAGAGAGGCATTAATGAACGTTAAGCATTATGTGAATCAAATTAGCGTAGTCTCAGATGCAATACTCTACTACAGCGCTGCACTTAATGGTGGCTTAGCATTACTAATACCTGAAAGGTTAACTAGGTATAGGGTTCATGAAGGTAATGTCAGTAGGGGTCAGCTTGCCACATTTAATAACTACGTTGAGTCAATGAGAATGCTGCTTAATAGGGTTATTCATGATTACGCCGTAGTATGTGAAATGGTTAAAGGTAGTAGGTTTGAGAAGTATGCATGTATGGAAAAGGGCATGTATGCTGCTGTTGCCAGGATCTTTAATGGGCATGGTGAGTTAAGCCTAAGGAATTTAAATACACGTATGCTTAAGTATTACCTAGTGGCCTTACTTCCACATCAATTGAGAAGCATAATTGTGAGGAGGTGGTATGAGGCATCCTTAAATCCGTTTACTTAA